Proteins from one Setaria italica strain Yugu1 chromosome V, Setaria_italica_v2.0, whole genome shotgun sequence genomic window:
- the LOC101756770 gene encoding E3 ubiquitin-protein ligase SINAT5, whose protein sequence is MDVDCVSLPDAPAPAAADVDDAGHGLGTLLAAARAYPKGGANAGGVHELLECPVCTNSMFPPIHQCQNGHTLCSTCKARVHNRCPTCRQELGDIRCLALEKVAESLELPCRYYSLGCQEIFPYYSKIKHEAQCSLRPYNCPYAGSECAAAGDIPYLVSHLRDDHKVDMHSGCTFNHRYVKSNPREVENATWMLTVFHCFGQYFCLHFEAFQLGMAPVYMAFLRFMGDENDAKNYSYSLEVGANGRKMVWEGTPRSVRDSHRKVRDSHDGLIIQRNMALFFSGGDRKELKLRITGRIWKEQQTPDGACIPNLCS, encoded by the exons atGGACGTCGACTGCGTCTCGCTGCCCgacgcccccgcccccgcggccgcggaCGTGGACGATGCCGGCCATGGCCTCGGcacgctcctcgccgccgcccgggccTACCCCAAGGGCGGCGCCAACGCCGGCGGGGTGCACGAGCTGCTCGAGTGCCCCGTCTGCACCAACTCCATGTTCCCGCCGATCCACCAG TGCCAAAATGGGCATACGTTGTGTTCCACTTGCAAGGCTAGAGTGCACAATCGTTGCCCTACATGCAGACAAGAGCTTGGTGATATCAGGTGTTTGGCACTGGAGAAAGTAGCCGAGTCGCTTGAGCTTCCCTGCAGGTACTACTCCTTGGGGTGCCAAGAAATCTTCCCATACTACAGCAAGATAAAACACGAAGCACAATGCAGCCTCAGACCATATAATTGCCCCTACGCTGGTTCTGAGTGTGCCGCGGCTGGCGACATCCCTTATCTTGTTTCCCATTTGAGGGATGATCACAAGGTTGATATGCATAGCGGTTGCACATTCAACCACAGATACGTCAAATCGAACCCACGAGAAGTTGAAAACGCCACCTGGATGCTGACG GTGTTTCACTGCTTTGGGCAGTATTTCTGCCTGCACTTTGAGGCCTTCCAGCTTGGGATGGCACCAGTATACATGGCCTTCCTTCGCTTCATGGGAGACGAGAACGACGCGAAGAACTACAGCTACAGCCTTGAGGTGGGCGCCAACGGCAGGAAGATGGTGTGGGAGGGCACCCCCAGGAGCGTCCGCGACAGCCACCGGAAGGTGCGGGACAGCCATGACGGCCTCATCATCCAGAGGAACATGgcgctgttcttctccggtGGTGATAGGAAGGAGCTGAAGCTCAGGATCACTGGCCGGATCTGGAAAGAGCAGCAGACCCCGGACGGTGCGTGTATACCCAATCTGTGTAGCTAA
- the LOC101757579 gene encoding 25.3 kDa vesicle transport protein, whose product MVKLTMIARVTDGLPLSEGLDDGRDLKDADFYKQQAKQLFKNLSKGQHEASRMSIETGPYLFHYIIEGRVCYLTLCDRSYPKKLAFQYLEDLKNEFEKVNGSQIETAARPYAFIKFDAFIQKTKKLYLDTRTQRNLAKLNDELYEVHQIMTRNVQEVLGVGEKLDQVSEMSSRLTSDTRIYAEKAKDLNRQALIRKYAPVAIVIGIVLMLFWVKNEIW is encoded by the exons ATGGTGAAGCTGACGATGATAGCACGTGTCACTGACGGCCTTCCACTGTCGGAGGGACTAGATGATGGTCGGGATCTGAAGGATGCTGATTTCTACAAGCAGCAAGCGAAACAATTGTTCAAGAACTTGTCAAAAGGGCAGCACGAAGCATCGAGGATGTCAATCGAGACTGGACCATACCTTTTCCA CTACATCATTGAAGGCCGTGTGTGCTATTTGACTCTGTGTGACCGTTCTTATCCCAAGAAACTTGCATTCCAGTATCTCGAAGATCTCAAAAATGAATTTGAGAAGGTTAATGGCAGCCAAATTGAAACTGCTGCAAGGCCATATGCATTTATTAAATTTG ATGCATTCATACAGAAGACCAAGAAACTGTACTTGGATACAAGAACACAAAGGAACCTTGCCAAGCTGAATGATGAGCTCTACGAGGTGCACCAGATTATGACTCGCAATGTTCAAGAAGTTCTTGGTGTCGGTGAAAAACTAGACC AGGTGAGTGAAATGTCCAGTAGGTTGACCTCTGATACTAGAATCTATGCAGAGAAGGCGAAAGATCTCAATCGCCAG GCCTTAATTCGGAAGTATGCCCCTGTTGCCATTGTGATTGGGATAGTACTGATGCTCTTTTGGGTTAAGAACGAGATATGGTGA
- the LOC101757188 gene encoding uncharacterized protein KIAA0754 produces the protein MHQHRPARRGEVPAPAAVPPGHYAPEGQPFFRPPPSPPDRPSPRPPDRPSPRPPAAAPPEHQRYAAAPPAAEEPPGRPMASRTPPGSERPMASRTPPGRPMPSSSTPPPPVLQPPHAYPAPHFPPPRPRGATRASSALASCLAATAFLLLSAGGAGAALFLLFRPRPPDIAVAAVRLPSFAAANGTVAFTFQQTASVRNPNRSPLAHFDSELRVAYAGGELGSVYIPAGLIDGGRTKDMSATFDVPAIPVAAQPTQMGIAAAEDQQQQAPAVIEVDSLLVVKGRVKMLRLLTHRVQAAKVCRVGVSPIDGRVLGFRC, from the coding sequence ATGCACCAGCACCGGCCCGCACGCCGCGGCGAggtccccgcccccgccgccgtgccacCGGGGCACTACGCGCCCGAGGGCCAACCCTTCTTCAGGCCACCGCCCAGCCCACCGGATCGCCCCTCGCCCAGGCCGCCGGATCGCCCCTCGCccaggccgccggccgccgcgccacccgAGCACCAGCGCTATGCTGCGGCACCACCGGCAGCAGAGGAGCCGCCGGGTCGCCCGATGGCCAGCAGGACGCCGCCGGGCTCCGAGCGTCCCATGGCCAGCAGGACGCCGCCGGGTCGCCCCATGCCCAGCAGCAgcactcctccgccgccggtgctgcAGCCGCCGCACGCGTACCCGGCACCCCActttccgccgccgcgcccccgtgGGGCTACTAGGGCCTCCTCCGCGCTGGCGTCCTGCCTGGCCGCGACGGCGTTCCTGCTGCtgtcggcgggcggcgccggcgcggcgctgtTCCTGCTGTTCCGGCCGCGGCCCCCCGACATCGCGGTGGCCGCGGTGCGCCTGCCCTCCTTCGCGGCCGCCAACGGCACCGTCGCCTTCACCTTCCAGCAGACGGCGTCGGTGCGCAACCCCAACCGCTCCCCGCTCGCGCACTTCGACAGCGAGCTCCGCGTCGCATACGCTGGCGGCGAGCTCGGCTCCGTCTACATCCCCGCCGGCCTCATCGACGGCGGGCGCACCAAGGACATGTCCGCGACCTTCGACGTCCCGgccatccccgtcgccgcgcAGCCGACACAGATGGGtatcgccgccgccgaagaccagcagcagcaggcgccggCGGTGATAGAGGTGGACTCGCTGCTGGTGGTGAAGGGGAGGGTGAAGATGCTGCGACTGCTCACGCACCGGGTGCAGGCGGCCAAGGTCTGCCGCGTCGGGGTCTCGCCCATCGACGGCAGGGTGCTCGGCTTCCGCTGCTGA